From the genome of Lotus japonicus ecotype B-129 chromosome 6, LjGifu_v1.2, one region includes:
- the LOC130722651 gene encoding scarecrow-like protein 21: MQTSQKHEISYGSGRFYVEPVQNLESYCLPSSENLDNYSSSDNSTQITYPSVQTLEQYCTHESASTSNSFPYQNSPSNVSFSSDNSPVSKQESNSYVFRPQQSVEIFNSAPEDDYYSAQDFDDLRHKIRELETAMLGPNTDMLDTYDAVIAEESASFLLAEEKWNKMMEIKSRGDLKEILYACAKAMAGNDMEITECLVSELRKMVSISGNPIQRLGAYMLEALVARMASSGSTIYKSLKCTVPTGNELLSYMNVLYEICPYFKFGYMSANGAIAEAMKEESEVHIIDFQISQGTQWVSLIQALAHRPGGPPKVRITGVDDTFSSYARGGGLDIVGERLSTLAQSCHVPFEFHAVRATAPELQLEDFDLRPYEAVAVNFAIMLHHVPDESVSSHNHRDRLLKLAKCLSPKVVTLVEQEFNTNNAPFLQRFVETMNYYQAVFESIDVVLPREHKERINVEQHCLAREVVNLVACEGAERVERHELLNKWRMRFASAGFTPYPLNSYINSSIKDLLESYRGHYTLEERDGALFLGWMNQVLVASCAWR; the protein is encoded by the coding sequence ATGCAGACATCTCAAAAGCATGAAATATCTTACGGCTCTGGCAGGTTTTATGTCGAGCCTGTGCAGAATCTGGAATCATACTGTTTACCATCAAGTGAGAACCTAGATAATTACTCTTCCTCTGATAACAGCACCCAAATAACTTACCCTTCAGTCCAGACTTTAGAACAATATTGCACCCATGAATCTGCTTCAACAAGCAACAGTTTCCCTTACCAAAATTCTCCATCTAATGTCAGTTTTTCATCTGACAACAGCCCAGTGTCAAAGCAAGAGTCAAACTCATATGTGTTTCGGCCGCAGCAATCTGTTGAAATTTTTAACAGCGCACCTGAGGATGATTATTACTCGGCACAAGACTTTGATGACCTGAGGCATAAGATAAGAGAGCTGGAAACCGCAATGCTGGGACCGAATACAGATATGCTAGACACATATGATGCTGTGATTGCAGAAGAATCTGCTTCGTTTTTGTTAGCGGAAGAGAAGTGGAACAAAATGATGGAGATAAAATCTAGAGGGGATTTGAAAGAGATACTTTATGCTTGTGCAAAAGCAATGGCTGGGAATGATATGGAGATAACTGAATGTTTGGTGTCGGAGTTGCGCAAAATGGTGTCGATTTCTGGCAACCCGATCCAACGGTTGGGAGCGTACATGTTGGAGGCGCTTGTTGCAAGGATGGCCTCTTCAGGAAGCACAATCTACAAATCCTTGAAATGTACTGTGCCTACTGGAAATGAACTACTTTCTTACATGAATGTGCTTTATGAGATATGTCCATACTTCAAGTTTGGATATATGTCAGCAAATGGAGCAATTGCTGAAGCTATGAAGGAGGAAAGCGAAGTCCACATAATTGACTTTCAGATTAGCCAGGGAACACAGTGGGTGAGCCTAATCCAAGCTCTTGCTCACCGACCCGGAGGACCGCCAAAGGTGAGAATAACCGGTGTTGATGACACATTTTCATCTTATGCCCGGGGAGGGGGACTTGATATTGTCGGAGAGAGGCTATCAACACTTGCACAGTCTTGCCATGTTCCTTTTGAGTTCCATGCTGtcagagctactgctcctgagcTGCAACTTGAAGACTTTGATCTTCGACCTTATGAAGCTGTGGCTGTGAACTTTGCCATTATGCTGCACCATGTACCAGATGAAAGCGTGAGCAGCCATAATCACCGGGACCGGTTGTTGAAATTGGCTAAGTGTTTGTCTCCAAAGGTAGTCACTCTGGTGGAGCAGGAATTCAATACTAACAACGCTCCGTTCTTGCAGCGTTTCGTTGAGACAATGAACTACTACCAGGCTGTTTTTGAATCAATTGATGTTGTTCTTCCAAGGGAGCACAAGGAGAGGATCAATGTGGAACAGCATTGTTTGGCTCGCGAAGTTGTCAACTTAGTAGCATGTGAAGGGGCAGAGAGAGTGGAACGTCATGAACTTCTGAATAAGTGGAGAATGCGGTTCGCCAGTGCTGGATTTACACCTTATCCATTGAACTCCTATATAAATTCTTCAATCAAGGATCTTCTGGAGAGCTACCGCGGACATTACACCTTAGAAGAGAGAGATGGTGCACTGTTTCTTGGTTGGATGAATCAAGTTCTTGTTGCCTCTTGTGCTTGGAGATGA